Genomic segment of Wolbachia endosymbiont (group A) of Longitarsus flavicornis:
CCTGCCTAATTGGTGGTCCGAACCCTGCACTAAAATCTGATCAAGCGTATAGCCAAAGACACTATGAGCACGTATCAAGTAAATACAATGAAGAGTTTTCTAAATATCGATGTATTTTTATTGATAGCATCACTGTAGCATCACGTCTTTGTCTCTTATGGGCAAAAATGCAACCGGAAGCTTTTTCTGAGAGAAGTGGAAAGCAAGACATGAGAGCTGCTTACGGAATACTTGCGCAAGAGATGATGGCTTGGCTCAATCAGTTTCAACATATCAGAGATAAAGACATCATAATAGTTGGCACATTAGGTCAATATCTCGATGACTGCAATCGTCCAACTTGGCTACCTCAATGTGAAGGAGCTAAAACTGCTAGTGAGATTCCAGGGATAGTTGATGAGGTAATCAGCATGGTTGGAATCAAGAAAGATGATGGTACAGAGAAACGTTCATTTGTCTGTCAGACTATTAATACTTGGGGATACCCAGCTAAAGATCGCAGTGGCTGCCTGAATATGGTTGAGGAACCACATCTAGGTAAATTACTTGCGAAAATTAAAGCCAAAACTTTGGCTCCTATTGTTTAATTAAAAATTGGAGAATAATTATTATGGAACAAAGCTTTTTCAATATCGGTCAAAAAATTCCCTTTTTCAGCATAAAAGAGTATTTAAACGACAAAGCACCGATACCAGAAGATATAATCTCACCAAGGATTTTAACAAAAAGAGGCTTATTGGTACTAGGTGGCCCACCTAAAATTGGCAAAAGCGATTTTCTAATTTCATGGCTTGTCCACATGGCTGCTGGAGTTTCATTTTTGGGTATGACTCCAAGCAAACCTATGAAAATTTTCTATCTGCAAACTGAAATTGAATATGAATATATGAAAGAACGGTTGCAACAACTTCAACTGGATAACGAACTTTTGAATATAGCTGCCAATAACTTAATCATTACACCAAGAGTACAATTATCTTTCAGCAGTGAAGAAATAGATGAAATTAAAAATGTTATCAAAGAGCGTTTCAAACCTGATATTATTGCCGTCGATCCTCTTCGTAACATTTTTAACTCAAGTGAATATGGCAATGAAAACGACAATAGCG
This window contains:
- a CDS encoding ATP-binding protein; its protein translation is MTFKILNNNERLKTTTGIKVVIFGPYGIGKTSLLKTISEPTLCLDFEAGLLAVQDWQGDSISVRTWNQARDIACLIGGPNPALKSDQAYSQRHYEHVSSKYNEEFSKYRCIFIDSITVASRLCLLWAKMQPEAFSERSGKQDMRAAYGILAQEMMAWLNQFQHIRDKDIIIVGTLGQYLDDCNRPTWLPQCEGAKTASEIPGIVDEVISMVGIKKDDGTEKRSFVCQTINTWGYPAKDRSGCLNMVEEPHLGKLLAKIKAKTLAPIV
- a CDS encoding helicase RepA family protein, which translates into the protein MEQSFFNIGQKIPFFSIKEYLNDKAPIPEDIISPRILTKRGLLVLGGPPKIGKSDFLISWLVHMAAGVSFLGMTPSKPMKIFYLQTEIEYEYMKERLQQLQLDNELLNIAANNLIITPRVQLSFSSEEIDEIKNVIKERFKPDIIAVDPLRNIFNSSEYGNENDNSAMLFFLQKTLERLRNVINPDSGIILTHHTKKLSKKMLEEDPFQGLSGAGSLRGFYSTGMVMFAHDEESTVRQIVFELRNGERVANKLVDKIDGRWKLADQWSN